A genomic window from Xenorhabdus cabanillasii includes:
- a CDS encoding ATP-binding protein: MDYLLTNNHGELQPITPELRWLYSHLERIDLRLQHYYYQKRDRYDSLPESFLLTEDEVEQRLAEPFGVPHWLPKADNIIHCSETTEENPAFDPLSLLVERFELTEFERVALLLGLLPHFDSRYHALFAALNGNSKKQWPSFALAIELFSQRQSDWQLLQNSLLPQTPLISSHLLQLNNHQESVWLQTQFLTHNAVWHFLSGQRVILPPLTTCAYWSIPVSQNWYPQTVFHSLGKILLNKTDEILPLVILRGKQDSARELAVSNIMASHDINTLTLDLARLPDDENPTEIANLLANAIREARLHDACLLISNFSLLIQEKKTWHNELSTLLNQPKLRIICLAEPQDSLVWIKHLPMVQINMPALTLADKKNMLQANLPNTVAQKINMTQLCQRFSFTAETLPFILKEAYQYQILRQPEGQLEETDLRKALNFRAQQNFGKLAQRITPKRNFNDLVISDTLAQQLKEIIAAIHYRDQILSAGFQEKISYGTGISALFYGESGTGKTMAAEVIAGYLGVDLIKVDLSTVVNKYIGETEKNISRIFDLAEADSGVLFFDEADALFGKRSETKDAQDRHANIEVSYLLQRLEDYPGLVILATNNRSHLDSAFNRRFTFITRFTYPDETLREKMWQKIWPEQLILSNEIDFEHLAKRSDLTGANIRNIALLSSILAADDNNGQIANRHIERAVILELNKTGRLAF, encoded by the coding sequence ATGGACTACCTACTGACAAATAACCACGGTGAACTTCAACCGATAACCCCTGAATTACGCTGGCTTTATTCTCATCTGGAACGTATTGACCTGCGATTGCAGCACTATTATTACCAGAAAAGAGACAGGTACGATTCATTACCGGAAAGTTTTTTACTTACCGAAGATGAAGTAGAACAACGTCTGGCAGAACCATTCGGTGTTCCTCATTGGCTACCTAAAGCAGATAATATTATTCACTGCTCAGAAACAACCGAGGAAAACCCTGCCTTTGATCCATTATCACTCTTGGTTGAACGTTTTGAACTGACTGAATTTGAACGTGTTGCTTTACTGTTAGGTTTATTACCCCATTTTGACAGTCGTTATCATGCGTTATTTGCCGCTCTAAATGGTAACAGTAAAAAACAGTGGCCTAGTTTTGCTTTAGCAATTGAATTATTTAGCCAGCGTCAAAGTGATTGGCAATTACTGCAAAACAGCTTGTTACCACAAACACCATTAATTAGCAGCCACCTATTACAGCTCAATAACCACCAAGAATCTGTCTGGTTACAAACGCAATTTTTAACCCACAATGCTGTCTGGCATTTTCTATCAGGCCAGCGGGTTATTTTACCTCCTCTAACAACCTGCGCTTATTGGAGTATCCCTGTCTCACAAAATTGGTATCCACAAACTGTTTTTCATTCACTTGGAAAAATCTTATTGAATAAAACCGACGAGATTCTTCCACTGGTAATACTTAGAGGAAAACAGGACAGTGCCAGAGAATTAGCAGTAAGCAATATTATGGCTTCTCATGATATCAATACGTTAACTCTTGATTTAGCCCGTCTGCCAGATGATGAAAACCCAACTGAAATAGCTAACTTGCTGGCAAATGCAATACGGGAAGCCCGTCTACACGATGCCTGTTTATTAATCAGCAACTTCTCTTTATTGATACAAGAAAAGAAAACATGGCATAACGAATTATCCACCCTACTCAATCAGCCTAAATTACGCATAATTTGCCTGGCAGAACCACAAGATTCATTAGTATGGATTAAACACCTGCCGATGGTACAAATTAATATGCCAGCACTTACTCTGGCGGATAAAAAAAACATGTTACAAGCAAACTTACCGAATACTGTTGCTCAGAAAATAAATATGACTCAATTATGTCAACGTTTTTCATTTACAGCAGAAACATTACCGTTCATTCTTAAAGAAGCATATCAATACCAAATACTCCGACAACCGGAAGGTCAATTGGAAGAAACCGATCTACGTAAGGCATTAAACTTTCGCGCTCAACAAAATTTCGGTAAATTAGCCCAACGAATCACCCCAAAACGCAATTTTAATGATTTAGTGATTTCAGATACATTGGCGCAACAGTTAAAAGAAATCATTGCGGCCATTCATTACCGTGACCAAATTCTAAGCGCTGGATTTCAGGAAAAAATCAGCTACGGCACCGGTATTAGTGCATTATTTTACGGTGAATCAGGTACCGGCAAAACAATGGCCGCAGAAGTGATTGCCGGGTATCTTGGCGTCGATTTAATTAAAGTAGATCTCTCAACCGTAGTGAACAAATATATTGGCGAAACGGAAAAAAATATCTCACGCATTTTCGATTTAGCCGAGGCGGATTCCGGGGTACTATTTTTCGACGAAGCCGATGCCCTATTTGGCAAACGCAGTGAAACCAAAGATGCCCAAGACAGACACGCTAATATTGAAGTTTCTTATTTATTACAACGGCTGGAGGATTATCCAGGGTTAGTCATTTTAGCCACCAATAACCGCAGCCATTTGGACAGCGCGTTTAATCGCCGTTTTACCTTTATCACCCGTTTTACTTATCCCGATGAAACATTACGTGAAAAAATGTGGCAAAAAATTTGGCCCGAACAACTGATATTATCCAATGAAATTGATTTTGAACATCTGGCTAAACGGTCTGATTTAACCGGAGCAAACATTAGAAATATTGCCTTATTATCATCGATATTAGCCGCGGATGATAACAATGGACAAATCGCAAATAGGCACATAGAGCGAGCAGTGATACTTGAATTAAATAAAACCGGCCGATTGGCTTTCTAA
- a CDS encoding DUF4255 domain-containing protein: MTTIIASDNIIIEVNKALNAILSQYLQMPGSQINIRFDLPEINSTQSEPTVSVFLYDIHEELQLRTAEPRRYNPATSTLLPGWVNINCNYLITYWDANKPSSDSSSPDSQPDNQAAQVMTRVLNALINNRQLTGIPGAYTRVIPQQENLNSLGNFWQALGNRPRISLLYSITVPMKLKNIENNIISISQISATVDQKSSLDSSQINQALTDKLCADLGGTEDVRLALNKVNMTTEPDTENNQNLENQNVIVEVSGITGATYLSQIKDILKKWKNNQQAIIKINGVGIIVSKENADKLIGI, from the coding sequence ATGACAACTATAATTGCTTCTGACAATATCATTATTGAAGTGAATAAAGCATTAAATGCCATTTTATCGCAATACTTACAGATGCCAGGTTCACAAATTAATATTCGCTTTGATCTACCGGAAATTAATTCAACCCAATCGGAACCGACGGTGAGTGTATTTCTGTATGATATACACGAAGAGCTACAATTACGCACTGCTGAACCAAGGCGTTATAATCCTGCAACCAGCACATTATTACCAGGATGGGTTAATATCAATTGTAACTATTTAATCACCTACTGGGATGCTAATAAACCCTCAAGTGACAGCTCCAGCCCAGATAGCCAACCGGATAATCAGGCGGCACAAGTGATGACACGGGTTTTGAATGCATTAATAAATAATCGCCAATTAACTGGTATTCCCGGTGCCTATACGCGCGTTATTCCACAACAGGAGAATTTAAACAGCCTGGGTAATTTTTGGCAGGCTCTGGGTAATCGCCCGCGCATCTCCTTGCTCTATTCAATTACTGTGCCAATGAAGCTGAAAAATATTGAAAATAATATCATATCTATTAGCCAAATATCCGCTACTGTAGATCAAAAATCTAGCCTGGACAGTTCACAAATAAATCAAGCCCTGACAGATAAATTATGTGCCGACTTAGGTGGTACAGAAGATGTCCGCCTTGCCCTTAATAAAGTGAATATGACAACCGAGCCTGATACAGAAAACAATCAAAACCTGGAAAATCAAAATGTTATTGTTGAAGTTTCCGGTATTACCGGTGCAACTTATTTATCACAAATAAAAGATATACTTAAAAAATGGAAAAACAACCAACAGGCTATTATAAAGATAAATGGTGTTGGTATTATTGTTTCTAAAGAAAATGCTGATAAGTTAATTGGAATTTAA
- a CDS encoding IS630 family transposase gives MPIIAPIPQDECQKMRKLIHKTHDKNYSRRLTALLMLNEGLTVTYVAKTLHAARSSVNRWVEWFTLYGLEGLKSLPAGRPPVWDLSPLYNLLLFLLQQSPQELGYLRSRWSLELMTHTLNELFNTSLTQSVLYRYFVQAGIVWRRAAPTVKQPDPEYDEKMAKITEARANISEKHPVFYEDEVDIDFNPKIGADWCFKGQQKRVITPGKNEKYYLAGCLNAQTEQVTYVKGIKKNSNLFIKMLDELNHQYPHAETLTLILDNYCIHKSQKVKDWLALHPKFTLLFLPVYSPWLNKIERLWQSLHETVTRNHCCQFMWQLLNYVDAFLKSFSSQQEPGRQKMGVALL, from the coding sequence ATGCCTATCATAGCACCTATACCTCAAGATGAATGCCAGAAAATGAGAAAACTTATCCATAAAACCCATGATAAGAACTATTCCCGTCGATTAACGGCGTTATTGATGCTCAATGAAGGATTAACAGTGACTTATGTCGCCAAAACCCTCCATGCCGCACGCTCTTCCGTCAATCGTTGGGTTGAATGGTTTACATTATATGGGCTGGAAGGGCTCAAAAGTTTACCGGCTGGCCGACCTCCTGTCTGGGATCTCTCCCCGCTCTATAACCTCTTGCTTTTCTTATTACAGCAATCCCCCCAAGAGTTAGGCTATCTCCGTTCTCGCTGGAGCCTTGAGCTGATGACTCATACCCTCAATGAATTATTCAACACCTCTCTGACACAAAGTGTCCTCTATCGCTACTTTGTTCAGGCGGGGATTGTCTGGCGCAGAGCAGCGCCAACGGTAAAACAACCCGATCCTGAATATGATGAAAAAATGGCAAAGATCACGGAAGCTAGAGCGAATATCTCAGAAAAACATCCTGTTTTCTATGAAGATGAAGTGGATATTGATTTCAACCCGAAAATCGGTGCCGACTGGTGTTTCAAAGGGCAACAAAAACGGGTTATCACCCCGGGAAAAAATGAAAAATATTACCTTGCGGGCTGCCTGAATGCCCAAACAGAACAAGTCACCTATGTTAAGGGAATAAAAAAGAACTCTAATTTATTTATCAAAATGTTAGATGAACTGAATCATCAATATCCCCATGCGGAAACCCTCACATTAATCTTAGATAATTACTGTATTCATAAAAGTCAAAAGGTAAAGGATTGGTTGGCCCTGCATCCCAAATTTACCCTGTTGTTTTTACCGGTCTATTCCCCGTGGCTAAATAAAATAGAACGGTTATGGCAATCGCTCCATGAGACAGTAACGCGAAATCATTGTTGTCAATTTATGTGGCAGTTGCTTAATTATGTTGATGCCTTTTTGAAATCGTTTTCATCACAGCAAGAACCAGGAAGACAAAAAATGGGTGTAGCACTATTATGA
- a CDS encoding ATP-binding protein, with protein sequence MDYLLTNNHGELQPITPELRWLYSHLERIDLRLQHYYYQKSDRYDSLPESFLLTEDEVEQRLAEPFGVPHWLPKADNIIHCSETTEENPAFDPLSLLVERFELTEFERVALLLGLLPHFDSRYHALFAALAGNSKKQWPSFALAIELFSQRQSDWQLLQNSLLPQTPLISSHLLQLNNHQESVWLQTQFLTHSAVWHFLSGQRVILPPLTTCAYWSIPVSQNWYPQTLFHSLGKILLNKTDEILPLVILRGKQDSARELAVSNIMASHDINTLTLDLARLPDDENPTEIANLLANAIREARLHDACLLIRNFSLLIQEKKTWHNELSTLLNQPKLRIICLAEPQDSLVWIKHLLMVQINMPALTLADRKNMLQANLPNTVAQKINMTQLCQRFSFTAETLPFMLKEAYQYQILRQPEGQLEETDLRKALNFRAQQNFGKLAQRITPKRNFNDLVISDTLAQQLKEIIAAIHYRDQILSAGFQEKISYGTGISALFYGESGTGKTMAAEVITGYLGVDLIKVDLSTVVNKYIGETEKNISRIFDLAEADSGVLFFDEADALFGKRSETKDAQDRHANIEVSYLLQRLEDYPGLVILATNNRSHLDSAFNRRFTFITRFTYPDEALREKMWQKIWPEQLILSNEIDFEHLAKRSDLTGANIRNIALLSSILATDDNNGQIANRHIERAVILELNKTGRLAF encoded by the coding sequence ATGGACTATCTACTGACAAATAATCACGGTGAACTTCAACCGATAACCCCTGAATTACGCTGGCTTTATTCCCATCTGGAACGTATTGACCTGCGATTGCAGCACTATTATTACCAGAAAAGTGACAGGTACGATTCATTACCGGAAAGTTTTTTACTTACCGAAGATGAAGTAGAACAACGTCTGGCAGAACCATTCGGTGTTCCTCATTGGCTACCTAAAGCAGATAATATTATTCACTGCTCAGAAACAACCGAGGAAAACCCTGCCTTTGATCCATTATCACTCTTGGTTGAACGTTTTGAACTGACTGAATTTGAACGTGTTGCTTTACTGTTAGGTTTATTACCCCATTTTGACAGTCGTTATCATGCGTTATTTGCCGCTCTAGCTGGTAACAGTAAAAAACAGTGGCCTAGTTTTGCTTTAGCAATTGAATTATTTAGCCAGCGTCAAAGTGATTGGCAATTACTGCAAAACAGCTTGTTACCACAAACACCATTAATTAGCAGCCACCTATTACAGCTCAATAACCACCAAGAATCTGTCTGGTTACAAACGCAATTTTTAACCCACAGTGCTGTCTGGCATTTTTTATCAGGCCAGCGGGTTATTTTACCTCCTCTAACAACCTGCGCTTATTGGAGTATCCCTGTCTCACAAAATTGGTATCCACAAACTCTTTTTCATTCACTTGGAAAAATCTTATTGAATAAAACCGACGAGATTCTTCCACTGGTAATACTTAGAGGAAAACAGGACAGTGCCAGAGAATTAGCAGTAAGCAATATTATGGCTTCTCATGATATCAATACGTTAACTCTTGATTTAGCCCGTCTGCCAGATGATGAAAACCCAACTGAAATAGCTAACTTGCTGGCAAATGCAATACGGGAAGCCCGTCTACACGATGCCTGTTTATTAATCCGCAACTTCTCTTTATTGATACAAGAAAAGAAAACATGGCATAACGAATTATCCACCCTACTCAATCAGCCTAAATTACGCATAATTTGCCTGGCAGAACCACAAGACTCATTAGTATGGATTAAACACCTGCTGATGGTACAAATTAATATGCCAGCACTTACTCTGGCGGATAGAAAAAACATGTTACAAGCGAACTTACCGAATACTGTTGCTCAGAAAATAAATATGACTCAATTATGTCAACGTTTTTCATTTACAGCAGAAACATTACCGTTCATGCTTAAAGAAGCATATCAATACCAAATACTCCGACAACCGGAAGGTCAATTGGAAGAAACCGATCTACGTAAGGCATTAAACTTTCGCGCTCAACAAAATTTCGGTAAATTAGCCCAACGAATCACCCCAAAACGCAATTTTAATGATTTAGTGATTTCAGATACATTGGCACAACAGTTAAAAGAAATCATTGCGGCCATTCATTACCGTGACCAAATTCTAAGCGCTGGATTTCAGGAAAAAATCAGCTACGGCACCGGTATTAGTGCATTATTTTACGGTGAATCAGGTACCGGCAAAACAATGGCCGCAGAAGTGATTACCGGGTATCTTGGCGTCGATTTAATTAAAGTAGATCTCTCAACCGTAGTGAACAAATATATTGGCGAAACGGAAAAAAATATCTCACGCATTTTCGATTTAGCCGAGGCGGATTCCGGGGTACTATTTTTCGACGAAGCCGATGCCCTATTTGGCAAACGCAGTGAAACCAAAGATGCCCAAGACAGACACGCTAATATTGAAGTTTCTTATTTATTACAACGGCTGGAGGATTATCCAGGATTAGTCATTTTAGCCACCAATAACCGCAGCCATTTGGACAGCGCGTTTAATCGCCGTTTTACCTTTATCACCCGTTTTACTTATCCCGATGAAGCATTACGTGAAAAAATGTGGCAAAAAATTTGGCCCGAACAACTGATATTATCCAATGAAATTGATTTTGAACATCTGGCTAAACGGTCTGATTTAACCGGAGCAAACATTAGAAATATTGCCTTATTATCATCGATATTAGCCACGGATGATAACAATGGACAAATCGCAAATAGGCACATAGAGCGAGCAGTGATACTTGAATTAAATAAAACCGGCCGATTGGCTTTCTAA
- a CDS encoding DUF4255 domain-containing protein, with protein MTTIIASDNIIIEVNKALNAILSQYLQIPGSQIDIRFDLPEINSTQSEPTVSVFLYDIHEDLQLRTAEPRRYNPATSTLLPGWVNINCNYLITYWDANKPSSDSSSPDSQPDNQAAQVMTRVLNALINNRQLTGIPGAYTRVIPQQENLNSLGNFWQALGNRPRLSLLYSITVPMKLGDIGNNVIPVSKTSASIDQKPNLDNSQITQALENKLCVDLGGSEDIRLALAKVNLTTEPATDNNSQENENIILEISGITYSTYLPKIKEILLSWENSHQAVIKVNGVGIIVTKQNSDKLIGV; from the coding sequence ATGACAACTATAATTGCTTCTGACAATATCATTATTGAAGTGAATAAAGCATTAAATGCCATTTTATCGCAATACTTACAGATACCAGGTTCACAAATTGATATTCGCTTTGATCTACCGGAAATTAATTCAACCCAATCGGAACCGACGGTGAGTGTATTTCTGTATGATATACACGAAGATCTACAATTACGCACTGCTGAACCAAGGCGTTATAATCCTGCAACCAGCACATTATTACCAGGATGGGTTAATATCAATTGTAACTATTTAATCACCTACTGGGATGCTAATAAACCCTCAAGTGACAGCTCCAGCCCAGATAGCCAACCAGATAATCAGGCGGCACAAGTGATGACACGGGTTTTGAATGCATTAATAAATAATCGCCAATTAACTGGTATTCCCGGTGCCTATACGCGCGTTATTCCACAACAGGAGAATTTAAACAGCCTGGGTAATTTTTGGCAGGCTCTCGGTAATCGTCCACGACTCTCATTATTATATTCCATTACCGTCCCGATGAAACTTGGAGATATTGGAAACAACGTAATACCAGTCAGCAAAACATCTGCTTCTATAGATCAAAAACCCAACCTGGATAATTCACAAATCACTCAAGCTTTGGAAAATAAATTATGCGTCGATTTAGGTGGCTCAGAAGATATTCGTCTTGCTTTGGCTAAAGTCAATCTAACCACTGAACCTGCCACAGATAATAATAGTCAGGAAAATGAAAATATTATTCTTGAGATTTCAGGTATTACCTACTCAACTTACTTACCTAAAATAAAAGAGATTCTTTTATCATGGGAAAATAGTCATCAAGCCGTTATTAAGGTGAATGGGGTAGGTATTATTGTTACTAAGCAGAATTCTGATAAGTTAATTGGAGTTTAA